Proteins co-encoded in one Bremerella sp. TYQ1 genomic window:
- the queC gene encoding 7-cyano-7-deazaguanine synthase QueC, whose amino-acid sequence MAKVVAVVSGGMDSATLLYHMLDSGHECYAISVDYGQRHVKELDFARRLCEGVSVPHQVADLSAINPIFGNNSLSGREMEIPEGHYAEESMKQTVVPNRNMILISVAIAWAASNQCAAVAYGAHSGDHAIYPDCRPEFADAMDTAARLCDWNPIELWRPFVNMDKGEIAKRGVELGVPFQTTWTCYKGLEKHCGKCGACVERKEAFASNGLNDPTEYAD is encoded by the coding sequence ATGGCAAAAGTTGTCGCAGTCGTTTCTGGAGGAATGGATTCCGCGACGCTGCTCTATCACATGCTGGATTCCGGGCACGAGTGCTATGCAATATCCGTCGATTACGGCCAAAGGCATGTCAAGGAACTCGACTTCGCTCGCAGGCTATGCGAAGGGGTAAGTGTCCCGCACCAAGTGGCCGACCTATCGGCCATCAATCCGATCTTTGGCAACAACAGTCTCTCCGGCCGGGAAATGGAGATCCCCGAGGGGCATTATGCGGAAGAGAGCATGAAGCAAACCGTTGTGCCGAACCGCAACATGATTCTGATTTCGGTCGCCATCGCTTGGGCGGCCAGCAACCAATGTGCGGCGGTTGCTTACGGAGCCCACAGCGGTGATCACGCGATCTATCCTGATTGCCGCCCAGAATTCGCCGATGCCATGGATACCGCGGCGCGTCTTTGTGATTGGAATCCAATCGAGCTTTGGCGACCCTTTGTGAATATGGACAAAGGAGAAATCGCTAAGCGTGGCGTCGAGCTGGGGGTTCCCTTTCAAACCACCTGGACGTGCTATAAGGGGCTCGAAAAGCACTGCGGGAAGTGTGGGGCATGTGTCGAGCGAAAAGAGGCCTTTGCGTCGAATGGTCTTAACGATCCAACGGAATATGCCGATTAA
- a CDS encoding 4'-phosphopantetheinyl transferase superfamily protein: MIQLSTKPFPLPRPMRQLEIAPSELHLWRISFDEGQSIVDELHKQLSEAEQLKASKYFREDQAQKYVVFHAALRDILARYLDVEPAGITYETSQFGKPNVIRGQADGLQFNLTHSGELAVVAVSHDIEVGVDIERIREVRSFASMLERCLSDAERKDICAHQEPDRYRQFLRFWTHKEAYLKTVGVGLRAPLDRLTLDLQAPEARKVVNHFDVFPQKPAVRLMELAPCEGFVGAVGTTHDVSPEIKTFGWVSGRFGG; encoded by the coding sequence ATGATTCAACTTTCAACTAAGCCGTTTCCACTGCCGCGTCCAATGCGCCAGCTGGAAATCGCACCGTCCGAGCTTCACTTGTGGCGGATATCGTTCGACGAAGGCCAGTCTATCGTTGATGAGCTGCACAAGCAGCTTTCCGAGGCCGAACAGCTGAAGGCTTCCAAGTACTTTCGCGAAGACCAGGCCCAGAAATACGTAGTCTTTCATGCGGCTTTGCGAGACATCCTTGCCCGATATTTGGATGTCGAACCGGCGGGAATTACGTACGAAACGAGCCAATTTGGCAAACCTAACGTCATTCGCGGTCAAGCGGACGGACTTCAGTTTAACCTGACTCACTCGGGTGAATTGGCAGTCGTTGCTGTGTCGCACGACATCGAAGTTGGCGTCGATATCGAACGTATTCGCGAAGTTCGCAGCTTTGCCAGCATGTTAGAGCGATGTCTTTCGGATGCGGAGCGAAAGGACATCTGTGCTCATCAAGAGCCGGATCGATACCGGCAATTTCTGCGATTCTGGACCCATAAAGAGGCCTATTTGAAGACGGTAGGCGTCGGGCTGCGTGCTCCGCTGGATCGGTTAACCCTCGATTTGCAGGCCCCCGAGGCCCGCAAAGTGGTGAATCATTTCGATGTATTCCCTCAAAAGCCGGCTGTCCGATTGATGGAACTCGCGCCGTGTGAAGGGTTTGTGGGTGCTGTTGGGACGACCCACGATGTATCACCAGAGATCAAAACGTTCGGCTGGGTCAGTGGTCGATTCGGCGGATAA
- a CDS encoding acyl carrier protein, whose translation MTTDASGDSPKSAEEIQDWIIDYLAKELDTNPSSIDPSATFDSFALDSATAIGMTGDMENWLGKRIDPTIVYDYPTIEEFSSYLAGEK comes from the coding sequence ATGACAACCGATGCTTCCGGCGATTCGCCGAAGTCCGCCGAAGAGATCCAAGATTGGATTATCGACTATCTTGCGAAAGAGTTGGATACGAATCCAAGCTCCATTGACCCTAGCGCTACGTTCGATTCCTTCGCCCTCGATTCGGCTACGGCCATCGGAATGACCGGCGATATGGAGAACTGGCTGGGGAAACGGATCGATCCGACAATCGTGTATGATTATCCCACGATTGAAGAATTCTCCAGCTATCTGGCGGGCGAAAAATAA